Below is a window of Ctenopharyngodon idella isolate HZGC_01 chromosome 7, HZGC01, whole genome shotgun sequence DNA.
TGTTAAACAGTCAACCCCGATGAGATGACACTCTAatgtttgttaaataaattacCATTGTATTATAGAATATCAAAAATGCAACAACACATGAAAAAAGATGAACtcacaatttttttataaaagaaaGAACATATATAAACAACCTTGTCCCGCAGGTACAAGAAAATATACCTGTGTAAATGtacaagaaaaaagaaattcaactCATAACCGTAAAGACTGCAATACatgttgaatgataaaacattGAGTGTAAGCTATTATTATAGTACAGTAtaaatggtttaattaaatagcattttttttagcataTGTATGCTTATCAAATgtataattttcattatttggtgataatgtcaaaaataatttaattaaactgtCCACGGAGTAAGTTATTCCAGGGTTGATAAAACTGATATTTTGATCAAACTCTGTTaatctacttttatttgttcttGAATAACATAATCTGAAAAATACAGCCAACAAGACTACAAAACTACCAATGTGAAATGCCAAAAGAATCTGATTTATAATCTCTCAGTTAGAGATTTAGACCCTAAGGCTAGATGTTAGAGAAATCACAAAACCAATAGCCTGttgataaattaattttacagcATATTCAATATATGCCTATTGCTTCTCACATTcctgtgtttgtattttttgtcaaattaaTTGATATATTGTCCAAAATTATATTCCATATATGATTAGTCGAAAAAGGATTTGCACCTGTATGCTCTGTACAGTCATGGTTAAGATGGGATAACCAGACCAATCCAGCAGATATATTTCAGGGATTAATTTAACATGCCCCTAATCTAATTTGACCTGAGACAGAGGAGACTAACAATTGCCTGACTAGTccatgaatacatttttatatttatatatattatttatgtttatttaactttattagGATAAaaattttagattttatatATTACAGTTAATGTTTTGTAGGATTGTGACAAATAAGCGATGTGTTGGTTGACCGCTGCAAGAACTGCAGCAAACACTAGACCACAACCTGCCCCTCAGGCCCTGCATGGCCTGTCAttcaggcacacacacacagaaagagaaaggagagagaagaaagagagagtgatagGAGAAATAGAGGGGGCTCCTGGAAGAGGTAGTGACGTATTCCCAGGCCACAGAATCTCCGCACCTCTCAGCAGCATATAATGAGCTTAACCACACGGCCTCAGTGCAAAGGGGTCAATCACTCGGATTATCACACTCGACTTTGACATCACAATCCTCCGCGCCTCTCTGTTTTTTCTATTCTTTTTTGGATACctgcaatttttattttactttctaAGATTTTTATCCTTGTTGTATGACAACTGATATATTAAATTTTGGTCACAGGGTCAGACAGGAAAGTGAGCTCAAATATGGACTGTAGTTTACTCCAGCTAAAACGAAGGGTGTATAAGCGTTGTTGACTCTGAAGGCAGACGCTAACTTTTGGAACAAGTATTCACCCTTGTTACCTTAGAAAACAACCCAATGCCACTGTCCAACAACAAGGTCGCTGATGATGGAACTTCAGCACAGCCACTGCAAGAGGGAAAAGCAATGGTGGACTCCCTAATCAAGGTGAGTTGATATTAAATGATTCAGTAACTGATTATAATCATTCCTCTAaacaatttttcatatttttccaaataaatgttctatagTGTTAGAATAAGGAATGAGAGGAGTACATCAattagataataaaaatatcgACAATCAGTTGTGGTTTATTTTCCATCATTTGTTTGTTGACGTGATGACAAACTTATCGAGGTTCAGATTGAAGATGTCGAAGCATGTGCATGTCCTCATTTCTCCTTTTCAGGCTGAACATGAAAGCATCTTATGATGGTGTGTTCCTCAAGCCTTAGGGTGAAAAAGCACTATCTGGGAGTAGGGATGATCCACGCTCCACTGCTTGATTATCTTCAGTATGAGCCAGTGGAGGCATGTGTCAATACTCTAGCACAGCAAAATTACGTTTTCTTTACTCTGTTCTGTTTTCAACAATGGTAGCAGCTTTTGTTCATCTACTTACTTTAAGAATGAATACATAAAGGAAATCTAATGCTCCCTTCAGATATACAGATAATACATCTTAAAGATGATCACATTTTAACTGATCAaatcattttataaattttttccAAGTCCAAATGGCTATAGACAGCATGTACTAAAACAAGATCCCAAAAGTTTCCAAAGCTTATCCTGAAATAGCCGTCTTATGACAAGCAGATTATCAGTAATATTTGTCACTCATACTAATGCTTAATCTAGCTATAATGATGTTTGATAACCTGAACAATTGTCTAACCTTATAAAACCATCACAGCATCACAAGAACACAGGAAATAGGGTAACTTGGGGGGAAGTTACATTCTTTACTCTAACGATGAAGATCAAGATCAATGGAGATGTACTTATGAACTTATATCTAAATAAGTTTAGCATGTGTAGGATGATGATGCATTAGCCAGTGTTATtataggaaataaataaaaacatttgttgtagcacaaaatgtcaaatattaatAGAGGGGTAAGAAAATCAAATTGAATGATTTCACTGAATTAACATATGGGTTTTAATGAAAGCGAAGATGTCTGAAATGTACATctaattcattatatatattttttttttacttcaaaataaaaaatataacttaCTCCACAAATccaaaaatattgatatgtCCACAAATCCCTCATTaacaaatagacacaaaaaaaatcatcttgCCCCAAGCAAGTCCTGATTTTGCAgagttcctgggtcaacatattttcctgtctgaaaatttcaTCCTAGCCATATCCCTCcctgttgatccaggaacatgttgtacttggtgaaatcaggttctgcttatatatatttgcaataaatataacatattGAAAAGGTTAATTTGAATTGGAtttaaaaaaccaaacaaagtTTCTTTCGAAAACTCCTATATATTACCTTTAATGCTGCTTCTAGAATTGTAAAAGTGTTTTTCCAACACAAGCAGTGTTGTTCGGTCTAAAACAAGGCCATCTGTCCAGTAAGCAACCTGCCATGTGCTCTACAGAACTTGGGATGTAACAGGCATTTATTGTGTCTGAACCTGGGTCAGTGAGGTATTGTATTAGTATTACAGATGTATGTATTGTATCATTAATAATAACTCATTCAGAGCAGGTTGGCTGATGTTACATACTTGATCTGTTATTCTGTATGAAATCAATTGTGCCATCAAAccttttcagttttttaaacccagttatttattttatatcttcAGTGTATCAATAATAAAGATATATGCCAAGATATTGAAGAATGCTAAAGGTAGATTGTATTATTTCCAAAGGTTAAAGTTCAAAACATCATAGTTGATCTGATCTGACTCAGGTGGTGGCATGTTATCGGCACTTAGCCTCCTGTGTTGGCGGATGCATGGACAACTCCAGCCTACGACGTGATCTTCGGCAAACACGAGAGCGAGCCCAGACACTAGCGCTGTCCTGCCGAAACCACCTGACAGCTCGACTAAGGGATAAAACGTTACCAGAGACTGAAAGGAAGGAAACTGAGCTGCTGTGGGTAGCGTTCTCCTCATGTCTGGAGCTCCTACATGCAGACATGTGCAAGGTTTTCACCATGGTCAAGCACTTTTCCCTGGCCAATAACAGTACCATGGTGCAAACAGGCATACAGGGTAGGCATGTATAACTATAAGAAGATTCATAACAGATTACTAATTATTTAAGACTAGAGGAAAAGCAACTTCTGTGCGTTCCTTAAACATATGAAGTGTAACATGTATTTGCTTAAACAGGGGGGACAACAGAGGTGGCGGCACGGGCCTTGAGCCTGCCTGACCTGCAGGAGGCAGGCGACGGTACCCAGACGTCCAGCGTGGAGGGCCAGGAGCAGAGTCAGCTGGAGCAAGAGATCGCACAGGTGGACCGCACACTGGAAGACATGGAGCTGAAAGTCAATGTGCTGCGCTGGACTGTGGAGGCACTGGGTCCTCAGTACGCAGACCCTGTTAGCACTGACAGTGCCTCACTAGCACTGCTGTCCATCGATGAAGAGGCAGCTCAAGGCTTCTGCAGTCGTAGCCAGATGTTTGCGGCTATGATGCTGTGCGGTGTGGCGATCTTTGCAGTGGTGCTATCAGTGTGTGTGGTGCTCCTGGTCTGAAGTCTTAGCACTTGTTTTATGTaggctttttctttttcatagGTCTCTTTAGTTGTGATCAGCCAAACATCAACAGTTTGCACAgcacaatattaaaaatgaaactgtcTGTGTGTAGTACTTACAATTTGACAGTTCCTTACTGTTGATCTCAACAGAGCCTGTGAGTCCTTTTTTACATATCAAAAAACTTTGCCCTTAATTTTGGGTGTATGATCATTTATAGCAAAAGAAAGCACGGTGAATTAATTTGGGAAATTTGGGCAAGCAGTAAAATCtgattttatatgtaatttcaggAGGTAGCCTTCTGTTTTGAGAGGTTTTGGTGTGAGTAAACACAAGTCTTGTTTACTGCAGCTCAAGTCCTGGGTGGTTCATTGGCTGGTTCATCATGCCATACCTTCAGAACCTTATTCATCTGTTTTAGTTTTTGACTATAATACAGTATCAACACTGACACAACACCTAATCCTAATCACTAAAAGAAACTGGCTTTAATATGTTATGCACATATCTTTATCTTTGTGTAGAATTTAATTATTGATTTAGTTCTAATCAAATTTCTAGAAACCTGTTACACCAGCCAGAAACAATAGAactgtttgttttaaaatgttaggCAGAGTATGACTGGTAGTACTCAGtcattaattataaacaagtaGGGGTtaatcaatataaaataaaggtaACTTACTAGTTTACAGAAAAGGACTGAAATATTGTAATTACCTCAAACTGaaggtcattttttttcatagacATTTGAAATGTTAAGAATGTTGAAAATCCTTTTGTTTTCCTTCATGCATTGTAATATGTCTTCACTTTCAAGTATCtcacaaatattatattttctaaaaataataataacaataataataaattacatttttaaaattgaatgtTAGTTCCAGTTGTCAGATCTGTCAGGCACCATCAGACTCAGTCTGATATTAAAAGTCAGTCTCTACTGTTTCTCTctcacattttccatgtttattGCTAGAAAATTGTAAAATCATAAGATATCAGGGGGTTAAACTGTAGTGTCCCAAATTTTGGTAAAAGTGCTGCAATAATTGCAAGTGGAGCCCTTAATAATGAATAGAGATacgatatttatattttgtctccTGAGTAAACATTTTCTGGTTGATAAGCACCTCTCTTCGCTTAccatttgtaataaaaatagttaatttttaattatttcaagcACTATTTTGTATTTGGGAAATGCCTGTAGACAATTTAGATAAACGTTATGACGTGCTTACGTACAGATGTATAGTTCGTGAACAGAACGTGCTTACGCTTTGTATTAAAACCAAACCAGCATGTGTACGTGAAACGTCGTTGTTTACGCACTCAGTTTACAGGAAGCTTGACAGAGGTTGTAGGATTTGTCAAACAGATAGGAGGAAAGTTTGGAAACCTTTAAACCTTTACGTTTCTTATTGcagtaaaaaaattaataaacaatgtcTTACGGATCCCGTTACATATAATTCTTCTGAATTATTTCAGGAACTTAATAAGTTTTGTTCAATGTTAGAAGACGAATACAGAGGAGAAAAGCAAGATCATGCGGTCAAAGCAGGTCCCGCGCCGCAACGATCGCACAACATTGTAAAGTTTTCTACGGATTTAATACAAAAAACTAGGCGTCAAAGTGCTTGTTTTCAGGCTTCCGCAGAATGTGTTCTCCACAAAGCAGACATCTGATCTCTGTGATCAGAAGTGGATTTAGCAGGTCTGTCTCGGGGTCTCTTCTGCTGTTGAGAGGTTCGTATGTACTCAATGTTTGTACTGTAAGTGATACACACCACACACGTCTGAGTTTGCAGAATGTTTACTGCTGTTGATAATGACCAGTTTTCTATGATTGCATATTCTACACACTAATTGTCCCCAGTTGTCTTTGTTTCAGAGTTGAGCACCTCTGTCAGAACTCTACAGTATGACCTGAAAAAATCAGACATTTCTAAGTCTGGCAGTAGAAAGTTATTCTTTGACACTCATGCAATGGTCCAACTGCTTGAGGAAAGCGGTAAGGTTTATTTTCCatgtttctaaaatgttttggcTAAGTTCAAGTCAGTGATTCATCAAAATGCTCTGTGTCCTTACAGGTTTCATGACCCAGCAGGCAGAGGTCATTGTCAATATGATGGTGAACATCACAAATTCAAACATGGACGTTATGTACTGTGACATGGCTACCAAGACACAGCAGGTGAGATTTTTATTGTCTTTCCATGCTGTTGTGATTCTTTGACTGATCCCATGACCTGTGACTATCACTTATTGATTTAGCTCATGTGAGGTGGAACTTTGTGTATTCAACTTCTGATGAGGCTTAAGTGACTGTTTAGTGATTGATTCATGGCAGACGTTGGCAAACAATTACCAAAGTTGATTATGacattatgtttttaatacacacacacacacacacgcacacacacacacaaaacttacATTGGCTGCCTGTTGTTGTCTATACAACTTCCTTCATAGCAGAGCACAGGTCGAACAGGTCAGTTATTCTtaatgactgtttttgttttacaggAAATCATGTTACAGAAAGTCATGTCTCATATCACTGCCGTGAAAAAGGACATGATCATTCTTGAGAAGAGTGAATTCTCTGCATTATTGGCAGAGAATGAGGTGAGATCTCTGATCATTGGTGTTGTGTTATCTATTATCATCATCACCCACTTGATTTGtatacttaaattatttttctgtattcAATGCGAATATTCACTGtcaatcaaaagtttggggtcagtaagattttcagtgtttttgaaagaagtctcttatcaagtctgcatttatttgatcaaaaatacagtaaaaacagcaatgtgaaatattattacaatcaatgtttctatttgaatatattttaaaatctaattcataactgtgatgacaaagctgaattttcagcatcattactccagtcttcagtgtcacatgatccttcagaaatcattctaatatgctgatttgctgctcaagaaacatttcttattatcagtgttgaaaacggttgtgctgcttcatatttttgtgtaaatcctGATACattgttttcaggattctttgctgaatagaaatttccaaagaacagcatttattttaaatagaaatcttataaatgtcttttttgttcagtttcgtctgtccttgctgaataaaaatattaattcaaagaaaatcttactgatcctaaacttttgaatgttcgtgtatataaataaatataaatatttcctTCTGCCGTCTATATGTATTATCTTggtaaattcaaataaataatgcaacatAGTAGCTGTgatgctgttttttgtttttaaaaaaaaaggtcattaCTTGGTTTGCCTTAAATTGCCTTGAATCCCTCAATATACTTCTTAACAGTTTGGTACATTCACCAAATAAAGAAGtattatgtactgtatgttatttcttttacagaaaatcaAGGTTGAGCTTTCACAGCTAAAGTTACAACTCACTGTAAGTTAATGGAAAAACAactttttgatgaaaaataaaggttttactTTGCTATTCAGACCTTAAATACACAGCCTCTGAACATACATATTTACTGGGTACTCtagttattataattttacattttgtttttgtgctgcAGGATGTGATAAACAAAAGGCGCGCAGATGCCATGTTGGATTTGAACATAGAGAAAAGCCGTGTGAAGGAGATGGTAAGTACAGCAAGATCAAAGACTCACTAGAAAAACAGCAGAGATTTGTTAGTTATTTGAGTTGTGTCGTTTGGAGCTGGCAGTTACATATGCTTTAACTGAGATGTGTTTGCTCTTGGTCCAGACGGCAGACTTTGACAGAAAACTTATTGGGACCAGTAATGAATTGATGGAAATGGTGAGAAGTACGAGCATTTAGGACAATCATGTCCTCTTGATTTTTTTCTATGAAacttttttgaaacattttatgaAACTGGAGCTTCTTTCTTAGCATTCTGAGCAGGATCGGCATATGACACAGACCAACATGAAAATAGACACAGAAGTAGCTGGCCTGAAGACTATGCTGGAGGCGCATAAACTAGATACTATCAAATATCTTGCAGGTAAAATTATCAAGATCACACATTTGCAATgtgaaaacaattttaaaaagttgtaCTTTTTTCAGAGTTTGCAGGCCTCAAGTTcggtttttctttttcacaagtcTGGAATGAGGCTGAAAATGATTGTTGAGCTTAATTATTTTATGAAGGCCCAAAAAGA
It encodes the following:
- the rgs9bp gene encoding regulator of G-protein signaling 9-binding protein isoform X1, coding for MMVCSSSLRVKKHYLGVGMIHAPLLDYLQYEPVEVVACYRHLASCVGGCMDNSSLRRDLRQTRERAQTLALSCRNHLTARLRDKTLPETERKETELLWVAFSSCLELLHADMCKVFTMVKHFSLANNSTMVQTGIQGGTTEVAARALSLPDLQEAGDGTQTSSVEGQEQSQLEQEIAQVDRTLEDMELKVNVLRWTVEALGPQYADPVSTDSASLALLSIDEEAAQGFCSRSQMFAAMMLCGVAIFAVVLSVCVVLLV
- the mcur1 gene encoding mitochondrial calcium uniporter regulator 1 isoform X2, which gives rise to MCSPQSRHLISVIRSGFSRSVSGSLLLLRVVFVSELSTSVRTLQYDLKKSDISKSGSRKLFFDTHAMVQLLEESGFMTQQAEVIVNMMVNITNSNMDVMYCDMATKTQQEIMLQKVMSHITAVKKDMIILEKSEFSALLAENEKIKVELSQLKLQLTDVINKRRADAMLDLNIEKSRVKEMTADFDRKLIGTSNELMEMHSEQDRHMTQTNMKIDTEVAGLKTMLEAHKLDTIKYLAGSVFTCLTVVLGFYRIWM
- the rgs9bp gene encoding regulator of G-protein signaling 9-binding protein isoform X3 codes for the protein MDNSSLRRDLRQTRERAQTLALSCRNHLTARLRDKTLPETERKETELLWVAFSSCLELLHADMCKVFTMVKHFSLANNSTMVQTGIQGGTTEVAARALSLPDLQEAGDGTQTSSVEGQEQSQLEQEIAQVDRTLEDMELKVNVLRWTVEALGPQYADPVSTDSASLALLSIDEEAAQGFCSRSQMFAAMMLCGVAIFAVVLSVCVVLLV
- the rgs9bp gene encoding regulator of G-protein signaling 9-binding protein isoform X2, which encodes MPLSNNKVADDGTSAQPLQEGKAMVDSLIKVVACYRHLASCVGGCMDNSSLRRDLRQTRERAQTLALSCRNHLTARLRDKTLPETERKETELLWVAFSSCLELLHADMCKVFTMVKHFSLANNSTMVQTGIQGGTTEVAARALSLPDLQEAGDGTQTSSVEGQEQSQLEQEIAQVDRTLEDMELKVNVLRWTVEALGPQYADPVSTDSASLALLSIDEEAAQGFCSRSQMFAAMMLCGVAIFAVVLSVCVVLLV
- the mcur1 gene encoding mitochondrial calcium uniporter regulator 1 isoform X1, translated to MCSPQSRHLISVIRSGFSRSVSGSLLLLRELSTSVRTLQYDLKKSDISKSGSRKLFFDTHAMVQLLEESGFMTQQAEVIVNMMVNITNSNMDVMYCDMATKTQQEIMLQKVMSHITAVKKDMIILEKSEFSALLAENEKIKVELSQLKLQLTDVINKRRADAMLDLNIEKSRVKEMTADFDRKLIGTSNELMEMHSEQDRHMTQTNMKIDTEVAGLKTMLEAHKLDTIKYLAGLAVHTAAECPCSINHMIKRLKLFFFLTHSNNRPV